In the genome of Sulfuricurvum sp., one region contains:
- a CDS encoding diguanylate cyclase, which produces MEISQDEVYVIEEDHVCSQLFLSAINTQKNLIVLMRDHVPILFNKSFLDFANVSSAKGFLREFGSLLNRFVPHDSYFHAGKVVDKDDWTTSLLALPENDRIISMLSYRIEPHAFSVSVESPVPNYIIVTFTDISQDLIKRIMIENDVSIDKESGAFDKEYFNHTSKSFLEAAIFNKKLIGITMIELMSSDDEAEHYLHDFCFSIKSNIRQSDMLVRWGKRVFLLAYLIDSSENALNFSRKLLTVMREEPFQTLSSISMRIGSSVQNENDDIYTIISRAQKALQQTNDSCITVL; this is translated from the coding sequence ATGGAAATTTCACAAGACGAAGTATATGTGATAGAGGAAGATCACGTATGCAGTCAGCTTTTTCTCTCAGCAATTAATACTCAGAAAAATCTTATAGTCTTAATGCGGGATCACGTTCCGATTCTGTTTAACAAATCGTTTCTTGATTTTGCCAATGTCTCATCTGCCAAAGGTTTTTTACGTGAATTCGGTTCTCTTCTAAACCGTTTCGTCCCTCATGACAGCTATTTCCATGCAGGAAAAGTAGTTGATAAGGATGATTGGACAACTTCTCTTCTGGCACTTCCGGAAAATGACCGTATCATCAGTATGCTCAGCTACCGTATCGAACCTCATGCATTTTCCGTATCCGTTGAATCGCCTGTACCCAACTATATCATTGTAACGTTTACCGACATTTCCCAAGATCTGATCAAGCGGATTATGATCGAAAACGATGTCAGTATTGACAAAGAGAGCGGAGCTTTCGATAAAGAGTATTTCAATCATACATCGAAAAGCTTTCTTGAGGCGGCAATTTTCAATAAAAAACTGATCGGTATTACAATGATTGAACTCATGTCATCCGATGACGAAGCGGAACACTATTTACATGATTTTTGTTTTAGCATTAAATCCAATATACGCCAAAGCGATATGCTGGTTCGATGGGGCAAAAGAGTTTTCTTATTGGCCTATCTCATAGATTCTTCCGAGAATGCACTGAATTTCAGCCGCAAATTGCTCACGGTAATGCGAGAAGAGCCTTTTCAAACACTCAGCAGTATCAGTATGCGGATAGGGAGCAGTGTACAAAATGAAAACGATGATATCTACACTATCATTTCACGTGCCCAAAAAGCGTTACAGCAAACAAACGATTCGTGCATTACCGTCTTATAA